taagaagcaaatgGTGTTTTCTACTTTCTATACATTTAAACGCCGGAGGGCTTGTTAGAGAAGACCGGTAATTCTGTTTCAGTCAGTTTACATTTCCGGTTTGACTCGGCTTCAGAAAATGCCGGTCACATGATCGCTTCTCTTCCGCTCTTAGACAGTCCGTAGCGGTGTCGGCTGTTAGTCGTTTGTTCTGTGTAAACGGCTGCTTTCTTCCTGACAAATTTTCTTTCTCTGGTGATGCAGGTAGGGTACCTCAGTCTGCTGTGGTGCAAAGGTACTCTTTGAGGGGTACGTTTTGGAGCGCTAATCCACTCAgtaaaatttaaagtgatagtatacattaaaaaaatatatacagtatattgtatttatttatggtCATTCCAATTTCTCTGGGTATCCCTTACGCTATAGTCATGGAGCAGGAGTCTTTTTCCGATGGACAAATGTTTGTGTCTTGATGCCCAAATTttgttacctatgcaattttgttccttatGTTTAGAAAGGACTTTGAAAtgcaaagataaactttttgtttatCTTAGCCTaatgtttctcaggatgatgctgttcaggcaatgccacagctttctcctctcacgtcccaagcctcaatggcatcacatacagtgccctgtagttcctttcagcctcctggaggagtctatctgcttttcctatgctgggaaaacgcaagaggaaaattagagattcagattgtaaggtttctgttccacctgctcctacacaggttgcccttcctcatgtctaatgaggaggatacgtcggtagcctctgagggtaaaatctcagattcggacagcacacaattccttcatctgattctgaagaagtaaacttaagatttaagcttgaacacctttgtgtattgctaaaggaggtattagctactttgTACAACTCCGATTCTCCTGTCATTgtaaaccctaagaaatctagtaaacttaataaatactatgatgttccttcctctgtggaggtgtttcttgttccagaccgtgtgacagagattttttcacaggaatgggagaagccagggatacctttttccccgtctttaaaaacatgtttcctgttgctgactccattaaagattcatggcgcacagtgcctaaagtagaaggggctatttctactctggctaagatccatatagaggatagctgctcctttaaagggacagtcaacgcaaaAATAGTTTTAACATATATCCATAAAGTTGCCCTAGATCGTTGTTTCCaaatatatgccagtttttaaCTTTAATCCGTTTTCAAGTTAAATCATATACTTTTCATACCGGCTGCCGTTTTAAATGTCTGTGTAGCTCCGCCTATTTTTCGTCATCCGTGACATCATTAAAATCCTGTTTTCCCTGTAATAGTTCTAAGTTACTCGTAACCGTTTTTCGTGCATGCGCAATGAGCCTATTGTATTCGGGCCACTACTCACTGGCACTGTAATATGTCTTATTCCCCACACAGTACACTTGGACAGCATCTTTTTTTCcttgttattgttgttattttttcttaaaataaaatgtgaagaacattatcAAGGGGAGTTGTGAATTATCAGCACTGAATCCATTGGCTGCGCATTGCATTTGAATGCAGTGATAGAGGTGGCTCCTGCAGCTAAACTTAGTATAGAATGTGGGTATAGCCTGGGGAGAAGTCCTGTGGCATCCTGGTGGGTAATAGCAGCTGCAGCGCCAGCAACAATTCCCCCATGAAGAAGAGCAGTGGGACCAAGTTGTGCAGCAGCAAGCAGCCGGGCAAGCTGGTGCTGAGTGGTAAAGCCTTCCAGGAACAGCCGTGTATGCTGAACCACCATTCGCTTTACAAGTCCCGGACCGCAGCCTCCAGCTCTAAGCAGGGAAGTTTGGACAAGAAGCCAAACCACAGTGTCTACATTTTTGGTGCTTCGGGCTACCAGAGCTCTTTCCCGGTTGCCGTCCCAGCAAGCCCTACCCTGAGCAGCAGCTCTGTCGAGACCAGTGACCCGCTGAGTTTGTATGAGGACGCAGGCGGCTCCATGCACGACTCTCCTGACTCCCCCTCTGAGCACAGCGGATACCCCAGGGCATCCTCTCCGGCCCCATCAACCTCCCACTCTTCCTCCTCGGCTGCATCCTTGCCTTCCTCAGcatcctcctcctcttcttcatcCTCAGATGAGGAACTAGAGGATGAGCTGCTGGAACTTAACCCCAGCCCAGGTTTTGAAAGCATGTCCCTGGGCAGCCTCAGCTCATCTGCCCTGGACAGGGACCTGGGCTTTAACTTTGAACCAGGCTCGGGCTCTCACTTCAAATTCCTGGACTATTGCACCCCAGAGGGTAAGTGAGATGATCTCAGGGGACTGGCTGGAATCCATGATCTCCAACATGGTGTTCACCTACTGAGCTAGGCAGCCCAGATAGACGGGGGTAATGACCCACAGTCATGAAGCATCCACTGAGAGAGAGAAGAGCAGGAAGAGCTCTCTGCTGAAACTAACTGACTGAACCTCTTCTTTAATTAGATAAAATACAGTAATATGAAAGGGATTGTTGTCTTAGCAGCCCATTGTGTTTCTGCAGAGCCCTTTAACCATTCAATTGATAGGaagacaaacattttcttttatcaaAATAAAGCATAGAAATAAAACTCATAGCATTGAATAAACCAACCTGTACATTTGCTACGAGTTTTATTTCTATGCTTTATTTTGATCAAAGAAAAGGTTTGTCTTCCTATCAATTGAATGGTTAAAGGGCTCTGCAGAAACATCCGAACAAGGAATACCCGCATTCTATACTAAGTTTAGCTGCAGGAGCCACCTCTATCACTGCATACAAATGCAATGCGCAGCCAATGGATTCAGTGCTGAAAATTTACAACTCCCATTGATAATGttctttacattttatttaaagaaaaaataacaaccaGGAAAAAAAAGATGCCGTCCAAGTGTACTGTGTGGGGAATATGACATATTACAGTGCCAGTGAGTAGTGGCCCGAATACAATAGacgcattgcgcatgcgtgaaaaacGGTTATGAGTAACTTAGAACTATTACAGGGAACACAGGATTTTAATGATGTCATGGATGACAAAAAAGGGGCAGAGCTACATGGACATTTTAAAACGGCAGCCGGGTAAAAAGTAAGTGATTTAACTTGAAAACGGATTATCGTTAAAAACTgacatatatttggaaaaaacaatcttgggcaactttatggatatatgttaaaagtatttttgtgttgactgtccctttaaggatcccatggactagaagctggaggcttatttgaaaaagatgtatgttcatgaAGGTCTTCAGTagcaacctgcagtctgtattgccacagtagcaagtgctgcatcttattggtgcgatgccttgtctgaatcaattttaacagacactctgttggaggagatccaggataggattattgctctcaaactagccaatgccttttctggctaaaatcttggtcagctgatgttacctctaagtccaagcttctggcgcttccttacaagggtaagaccttgtttggacctgatctggcaga
This portion of the Bombina bombina isolate aBomBom1 chromosome 10, aBomBom1.pri, whole genome shotgun sequence genome encodes:
- the LOC128640777 gene encoding LOW QUALITY PROTEIN: transcription factor SOX-4-like (The sequence of the model RefSeq protein was modified relative to this genomic sequence to represent the inferred CDS: deleted 1 base in 1 codon), producing the protein MRLTVHEYDIEREGEFKPGEKSCGILVGNSSCSASNNSPMKKSSGTKLCSSKQPGKLVLSGKAFQEQPCMLNHHSLYKSRTAASSSKQGSLDKKPNHSVYIFGASGYQSSFPVAVPASPTLSSSSVETSDPLSLYEDAGGSMHDSPDSPSEHSGYPRASSPAPSTSHSSSSAASLPSSASSSSSSSSDEELEDELLELNPSPGFESMSLGSLSSSALDRDLGFNFEPGSGSHFKFLDYCTPEVSEMISGDWLESMISNMVFTY